In uncultured Methanobrevibacter sp., the genomic window AGATTACGAAGAAGAAGATGAAGAGGAATAAAATGTTAAGTCCTAAAGAATTTATTGAAGATGCAGTTAAAAAAATCAAGGATCAAATCGGTGATGAAAAAGCAATAATCGCTTTATCAGGTGGAGTTGACAGTTCAGTATGTTCCGTACTTGTACAGGAAGCTATCGGCGATAACTTAACTGCAATTTTTGTTGACCACGGTCTTTTAAGAGCAGGTGAAGTTGAACAGGTAACCAACACCTTCAAAGACAGACTGAACTTCAAGTTTGTCGATGCATCCGACGAGTTTATGGATGCGCTTGCTGGTGTGGAAGACCCTGAAGAAAAACGTAAAATCATTGGAAAAATATTCATAGACGTATTCGAAAGAGAAGCAGAAAAAGTCGATGCAAAATACCTTGTTCAAGGTACAATCGCACCTGATTGGATTGAAACCAAAGGTGAAATCAAATCCCACCACAACCTTGCACTTCCAAACGGTATGGTTCTGGAATTATGTGAACCTATCCGTGACTTATACAAGGATGAAGTAAGGGAAATCGGTGATGAACTTGATTTGCCTGCAACAACAGTATACAGACAACCATTCCCAGGACCTGGACTCGGTGTACGTGTTGTTGGAGCATTGACCAGAGAAAACGTTGAAATCTGTAGAAAAGCAAATAAGATTGTTTGCGATGAAATTGAAGCTGCAGGTATCGATAAAGAGGTATGGCAATATTTCGCTGTTTTAACCGACACCAAAGTTACTGGAGTTAAAGGAGACCAAAGGGACTTCGGTTATCTGGTAGTTGTCAGAGTAGTGAACTCAATTGATGCCATGACCGCATCAGTTGCTGAACTTCCTTGGGAAGTCGTACAGACCATCTCAAAAAGAATCACCTCTGAAATTTCAGAAGTTACTCATGTCGCATTATCAGTTAGTGACAAACCACCTGCAACCATCGAATTCTGCTAAATACTATTCTAACCAATAGTATTTACTTTTACTTTTTTTTAAAGAATTATGAAAACCACAAAAAATGCATATTTAGCCAAACTGACAGAACAGATACAGATGAAGTCTGTCAAGGTCGGGAAGAATCTCGAAGGAACAACCCCTCCATCAGTCTTTATCGGCAGATGGTCCTATCCTAAAGTATATGCCGGACCGATGATGAGTTCACAGATGGGTGACACATCAATAATGGATTCACCGGAATCATGGATTGGACAGAACAAGACACAGGATGAAATCATAAACTACCGTATGAATCTTGTGCGCGGAAAACAGCTGATAAAAATTGATGACTTGGAAAATCCATTTGTGGAAAAACTCCAGGACATATCCCTTGCATCCAAATCAATCGACAGCGAGGCAACATTCGGAAAGCGTCCGAGGGGATCACTTCTAACCGAAGACAGCATGCCCCACGGTCCA contains:
- the guaA gene encoding glutamine-hydrolyzing GMP synthase — protein: MLSPKEFIEDAVKKIKDQIGDEKAIIALSGGVDSSVCSVLVQEAIGDNLTAIFVDHGLLRAGEVEQVTNTFKDRLNFKFVDASDEFMDALAGVEDPEEKRKIIGKIFIDVFEREAEKVDAKYLVQGTIAPDWIETKGEIKSHHNLALPNGMVLELCEPIRDLYKDEVREIGDELDLPATTVYRQPFPGPGLGVRVVGALTRENVEICRKANKIVCDEIEAAGIDKEVWQYFAVLTDTKVTGVKGDQRDFGYLVVVRVVNSIDAMTASVAELPWEVVQTISKRITSEISEVTHVALSVSDKPPATIEFC